Proteins found in one Actinokineospora alba genomic segment:
- a CDS encoding ABC transporter ATP-binding protein — protein sequence MDTERHGTRVWVLLRLVPYLRPVRGRMIGSGVAVLGSMVCGLTIPLVILRILDGPVAARDTAALPWLVLAVAALGTTEAILFYVRRKLIVRPSTQVEAQLRMDLYQHLQRLPIAFHDRWQSGQLLSRAVSDLSTLRRYIAFGVVFLVVNTLTLLAGLTVLFVLSPTLGLITLICTAPLVLISTQYESKYSVLSRRSQDQAGDLATTVEESVLGIRVLKAFGRGRHLAERFAAEAKELRKTELHKIRVLAILWAAIIMLPELGIGAMLLFGATGVVEGSMTVGTLVAGITVATYLRWPTDSIGWLLAETNDAATACERYWEVRDAEITVTDPAEPKRLPAAGVGSLRFEGVHFRYPGAERDTLRGIDLDVRPGETIALVGSTGSGKTTLTALVPRLADVTAGRVTIDGVDVRDLTLDDLRTAVATAFEEPVLFSASVRENVALGAEDVTDAQVREALRIAQAEEFVDNLPWGLDTRIGEQGLSLSGGQRQRLALARAVVGGPQVLVLDDPLSALDVHTEAEVEHALRSVLKDVTALVVAHRPSTVQLADRVAMLDGGRIVAVGEHSDLLANNEDYRALLSTMDREEVST from the coding sequence ATGGACACCGAACGGCACGGCACGCGGGTCTGGGTGCTGCTCAGACTCGTGCCGTACCTGCGACCGGTCCGCGGTCGGATGATCGGCTCCGGGGTGGCCGTGCTCGGCTCGATGGTCTGCGGGCTCACCATTCCGCTGGTCATCCTGCGCATCCTGGACGGCCCGGTCGCCGCCCGGGACACCGCTGCGCTGCCTTGGCTGGTGCTCGCGGTGGCGGCGCTCGGGACCACCGAGGCGATCCTGTTCTACGTGCGCCGCAAGCTGATCGTGCGGCCGAGCACGCAGGTCGAGGCCCAGTTGCGGATGGACCTCTACCAGCACCTGCAGCGGCTGCCGATCGCGTTCCACGACCGGTGGCAGTCCGGGCAGCTGCTGTCCCGGGCGGTGTCGGACCTGTCGACGCTGCGTCGGTACATCGCGTTCGGGGTGGTGTTCCTGGTGGTCAACACCCTGACGCTGCTGGCAGGGCTGACGGTGCTGTTCGTCCTGTCCCCCACGCTCGGACTCATCACGCTGATCTGCACCGCACCGCTGGTGCTGATCTCGACGCAGTACGAGTCGAAGTACTCCGTCCTGTCGCGGCGTTCGCAGGACCAAGCCGGCGATTTGGCGACAACCGTCGAGGAGTCCGTCCTGGGCATCCGGGTGCTGAAGGCCTTCGGGCGCGGCAGGCACCTGGCGGAGCGGTTCGCCGCGGAGGCGAAGGAGCTGCGCAAGACGGAGCTGCACAAGATCCGGGTCCTGGCGATCCTCTGGGCGGCGATCATCATGCTGCCCGAGCTGGGGATCGGCGCCATGCTGCTGTTCGGTGCGACCGGCGTCGTCGAGGGGTCGATGACGGTTGGCACCCTGGTGGCGGGCATCACGGTGGCGACGTACCTGCGCTGGCCGACCGACTCGATCGGGTGGCTGCTGGCGGAGACCAACGACGCGGCGACGGCGTGTGAGCGGTACTGGGAGGTCCGCGACGCCGAGATCACCGTGACCGATCCGGCCGAGCCGAAGCGGCTGCCCGCGGCCGGTGTGGGCAGCCTCCGGTTCGAGGGCGTCCACTTCCGGTACCCGGGCGCCGAGCGGGACACCCTGCGCGGGATCGACCTCGACGTGCGCCCGGGCGAGACGATCGCGCTGGTCGGGTCGACCGGCTCGGGCAAGACGACGCTCACCGCGCTGGTGCCGCGACTGGCCGACGTGACGGCCGGGCGGGTCACGATCGACGGCGTGGACGTGCGGGACCTGACGCTCGACGACCTGCGCACCGCGGTCGCGACGGCGTTCGAGGAGCCGGTGCTGTTCTCCGCGAGCGTCCGGGAGAACGTGGCGCTCGGCGCGGAGGACGTGACCGACGCGCAGGTCCGCGAGGCCCTGCGGATCGCGCAGGCGGAGGAGTTCGTCGACAACCTGCCCTGGGGGCTGGACACGCGGATCGGCGAGCAGGGCCTGTCGCTGTCCGGCGGCCAGCGCCAACGGCTCGCGCTCGCCCGCGCGGTCGTCGGCGGGCCGCAGGTCCTCGTGCTCGACGACCCGCTGTCCGCGCTCGACGTGCACACCGAGGCCGAGGTCGAACACGCGCTCCGCAGTGTCCTCAAGGACGTGACCGCGCTGGTCGTGGCCCACCGCCCGAGCACGGTGCAGCTGGCCGACCGGGTCGCGATGCTCGACGGCGGACGCATTGTCGCCGTGGGCGAGCACTCGGACCTGTTGGCGAACAACGAAGACTACCGAGCACTTCTGTCCACTATGGACCGTGAGGAGGTGAGCACGTGA
- the sepH gene encoding septation protein SepH, with amino-acid sequence MRALRVVGLGDDGKTVICEDSARGERFTLPADERLRAAARGDVTRLGQIEIELESQMRPREIQTRIRAGESVEQVAEAAGIPTHKVERYAYPVLLERSRTADLAQRAHPIREDGPDVQTLGEVVAHSFGLRGQDYAVANWDSWRGEDNKWVVQLSWTAGRSLNRAHWSFHPGAHGGTVTPLDDHARDLLDPQPNRPLRTVRPVTQLAQAAMNLDTAERPAELPAAVNGSEAPAADFVVEDFELTPEPAPQVEELVDTVEEAPAEIVEEQAPAESVEQEPAPREEPENALIDEPDRKPEPPRRPKANKKARPIVPSWEDVLLGTRSNRG; translated from the coding sequence ATGCGCGCGCTGCGGGTCGTCGGGCTCGGAGATGACGGCAAGACCGTCATCTGCGAAGACTCGGCGCGTGGCGAGCGTTTCACTCTTCCCGCGGACGAGCGGCTGCGTGCGGCCGCCCGAGGAGACGTCACCCGACTCGGCCAGATCGAAATCGAGCTGGAGAGCCAGATGCGTCCACGAGAGATCCAGACCCGTATCCGTGCCGGAGAGTCCGTGGAGCAGGTCGCCGAGGCGGCTGGCATCCCGACTCACAAGGTCGAGCGTTACGCCTACCCGGTCTTACTGGAGCGGTCCCGCACCGCCGACCTCGCCCAGCGCGCGCACCCGATCCGTGAAGACGGCCCGGACGTGCAGACGCTCGGCGAGGTCGTCGCGCATTCCTTCGGTTTGCGCGGCCAGGACTACGCGGTCGCCAACTGGGACTCGTGGCGCGGCGAGGACAACAAGTGGGTCGTGCAGCTGAGCTGGACGGCCGGTAGGTCGCTCAACCGCGCCCACTGGTCGTTTCACCCAGGTGCCCACGGCGGCACGGTCACCCCACTCGACGACCACGCCCGCGACCTGCTCGACCCCCAGCCGAACCGCCCACTGCGCACGGTCCGCCCGGTCACCCAGCTCGCCCAGGCGGCGATGAACCTGGACACCGCTGAGCGTCCCGCGGAACTGCCCGCGGCGGTCAACGGCTCGGAGGCGCCCGCGGCGGACTTCGTGGTGGAGGATTTCGAACTGACGCCGGAGCCCGCTCCGCAGGTGGAGGAATTGGTGGACACAGTCGAGGAAGCTCCCGCCGAGATCGTCGAGGAGCAGGCCCCGGCCGAGTCCGTCGAGCAAGAGCCCGCCCCCCGCGAGGAGCCGGAGAACGCCCTGATCGACGAGCCCGACCGCAAGCCGGAACCGCCCAGGCGGCCGAAGGCGAACAAGAAGGCCCGGCCGATCGTCCCGTCGTGGGAGGACGTCCTCCTCGGCACCAGGTCCAACCGGGGCTGA
- a CDS encoding response regulator, which produces MITVLLVDDHPVVRAGLRGMLEAEPDLTVVGEAGSGEEAVAVARALRPQVILMDLRMPGLDGAGATAKIVAEGGSAVVVLTTYETDTDILRAVEAGASGYLLKDASTAELADAVRAASRGETVLAPSVAGKLVRSVRTPAKQALSAREREVLTLVGQGMTNADVGRALHISEATVKTHLVRSFDKLGVSDRTAAVTKAISMGLLG; this is translated from the coding sequence ATGATCACGGTGCTGCTGGTCGACGACCACCCCGTCGTGCGCGCTGGGCTGCGCGGGATGCTCGAAGCCGAGCCCGACCTGACCGTCGTCGGCGAGGCGGGATCGGGTGAGGAAGCGGTGGCCGTGGCCCGCGCGCTGCGCCCGCAGGTGATCCTGATGGACCTGCGGATGCCGGGTCTCGACGGCGCGGGCGCGACCGCGAAGATCGTCGCCGAGGGCGGGTCGGCAGTGGTGGTGCTCACTACCTACGAAACGGATACGGATATTTTGCGCGCGGTCGAGGCGGGCGCGTCCGGATATCTGCTGAAAGACGCCTCCACCGCGGAATTGGCCGACGCCGTGCGGGCGGCCAGCCGAGGTGAGACGGTGCTCGCGCCCTCGGTGGCCGGGAAGCTCGTCCGCAGCGTCCGCACCCCCGCCAAGCAGGCACTTTCCGCCCGGGAGCGGGAGGTTCTCACGCTGGTCGGGCAGGGCATGACCAATGCCGACGTCGGCCGGGCGTTACACATTAGCGAGGCGACTGTAAAGACCCATTTGGTCCGATCGTTCGATAAACTTGGTGTGTCGGATCGGACCGCTGCGGTAACAAAGGCCATCTCCATGGGGTTATTGGGTTGA
- a CDS encoding ABC transporter ATP-binding protein has translation MSAPQDAADHAKGSVESPREAEAWRGVAAEDTEEVAYATSLKLKARSRRLLGSLIRPHLGQALLALLFVVADNAATLAGPLIIAIAIDSGIPAAIDGDPSVMAWCVAAYVMTSVGSAGLRYLFLRLSGRIGEDVLLDLRMRVFRHSQRLSLSFHESYTSGKVISRLTSDLDSLDDLLEDGLDDLLSAILSVVGIAVLLLVLDTPMALLVLAGFIPLLLVTRWFYRNSGQAYRDTRGAIAKIIVQFVETMNGMRAVQAFRRESRNESIMDDLNESFRGANSKALNVVARFTMTVRLVGNLSLAVILAIGAYRVANGGLELGVLTAFTLYLRRFYDPLDDLAMVANSYTSATAALEKISGLLEEEPDVLDPKDPVSLPPHAGGRSVEFAQVEFRYSATGPVVLPKFDLTIPAGQTVALVGATGAGKSTVAKLVARFYDPSSGAVLLDGTDLRAVSDVDLRRSVVMVTQENFLFAGSVADNIALGRPDASRPEIEAAAQAVGAHTFIEALPEGYDTDVRKRGGRLSAGQRQMVAFSRAFLADPAVLVLDEATSSLDVPTERAVQTALESVLKDRTALIIAHRLSTVLIADRVLVVADGRIVEDGSPADLIASTGQFADLHTAWQDSLA, from the coding sequence GTGAGCGCGCCGCAGGACGCCGCCGACCACGCCAAAGGCAGCGTGGAGAGCCCGCGCGAGGCCGAGGCCTGGCGCGGGGTCGCCGCCGAGGACACCGAGGAAGTCGCATACGCGACGAGCCTCAAGCTGAAGGCGCGCTCCCGCAGGCTGCTGGGCTCGCTGATCCGCCCGCACCTGGGTCAGGCGCTGCTCGCCCTGCTGTTCGTCGTGGCCGACAACGCCGCGACTCTGGCCGGCCCGCTGATCATCGCGATCGCCATCGACTCGGGCATCCCCGCCGCGATCGACGGCGACCCCTCGGTGATGGCGTGGTGCGTGGCGGCGTACGTCATGACCAGCGTCGGTTCGGCCGGGCTGCGGTACCTGTTCCTCCGGCTGTCCGGACGGATCGGCGAGGACGTGCTGCTGGACCTGCGGATGCGCGTTTTCCGGCACTCGCAACGGCTTTCGCTGTCGTTCCACGAGTCCTACACGTCCGGGAAGGTGATCTCCAGGCTCACCAGCGACCTGGATTCCCTCGACGACCTGTTGGAGGACGGTCTCGACGACCTGTTGTCCGCCATCCTGTCCGTCGTGGGTATCGCGGTGCTGCTGCTGGTGCTGGACACCCCGATGGCCCTGCTGGTGCTCGCCGGTTTCATCCCGCTGCTGCTGGTGACCCGGTGGTTCTACCGCAACTCGGGCCAGGCCTACCGCGACACCCGCGGGGCGATCGCGAAGATCATCGTCCAGTTCGTCGAGACCATGAACGGCATGCGCGCCGTCCAGGCGTTCCGCCGCGAGTCGCGCAACGAGTCCATCATGGACGACCTGAACGAGAGCTTCCGCGGCGCGAACAGCAAGGCGCTCAACGTGGTCGCGCGGTTCACCATGACGGTTCGGCTGGTGGGCAACCTGTCGCTGGCCGTGATTCTGGCGATCGGCGCCTACCGGGTCGCCAACGGCGGGCTGGAACTGGGTGTCCTCACGGCGTTCACCCTGTACCTGCGCCGGTTCTACGACCCGCTGGACGACCTGGCCATGGTCGCCAACTCCTACACCTCGGCGACAGCCGCGCTGGAGAAGATATCCGGCCTGCTGGAGGAGGAGCCCGACGTCCTGGATCCGAAGGACCCGGTCAGCCTGCCGCCCCACGCGGGCGGACGGTCGGTGGAGTTCGCCCAGGTGGAGTTCCGCTACTCCGCGACGGGTCCGGTGGTCCTGCCGAAGTTCGACCTGACCATCCCGGCGGGCCAGACGGTGGCCCTGGTGGGCGCGACCGGCGCGGGCAAGTCCACGGTGGCCAAGCTCGTCGCCCGCTTCTACGACCCGTCATCCGGCGCGGTGCTGCTGGATGGGACCGACTTGCGGGCGGTCTCCGATGTGGATCTTCGCCGGTCGGTGGTGATGGTGACCCAGGAGAACTTCCTGTTCGCGGGCTCCGTCGCGGACAACATCGCCCTGGGCCGACCGGACGCCTCCCGCCCGGAGATCGAAGCGGCCGCCCAAGCGGTGGGCGCCCACACGTTCATCGAGGCGTTGCCCGAGGGCTACGACACCGACGTGCGCAAGCGGGGCGGCAGGCTGTCGGCGGGCCAACGCCAGATGGTCGCCTTCTCGCGCGCCTTCCTCGCGGACCCGGCGGTGTTGGTGCTGGATGAGGCGACTTCGAGCTTGGACGTGCCCACGGAACGGGCGGTGCAGACGGCGTTGGAGTCGGTGCTCAAGGACCGCACGGCCCTGATCATCGCCCACCGCCTGTCGACGGTCCTGATCGCCGACCGGGTGCTCGTGGTGGCCGATGGACGCATCGTGGAGGACGGCTCTCCGGCGGACCTGATCGCCAGTACCGGTCAGTTCGCGGACCTCCACACCGCCTGGCAGGACTCCCTGGCCTGA
- a CDS encoding ABC transporter permease, with the protein MSTGTLPGTAILGLSRGQAELRMFFRAKEAVIFTFAFPAFLLVLLGSIFNKTDPGLTVPMSQVFAASMIAYGILSTAFLTTGVGIAIDREDGTLKRLRGTPVTATAYFVGKIVLVAVATLAEVVLLLAVGVLLFDLSLPTDPARWLTLAWLLALSVLSCTLLGIAASSLAKSGKSAPAVLNLPVIALQFISGIFVHISVLPGPMVTVASFFPVKWMGQGFRSVFLPDSMMVGEVAGSWEHGMTALVLGAWCAIGLVLCLLTFRWSERRAG; encoded by the coding sequence TCCGCGCCAAGGAAGCCGTGATCTTCACCTTCGCCTTCCCCGCCTTCCTGCTGGTCCTGCTCGGCTCGATCTTCAACAAGACCGACCCGGGCCTGACCGTGCCGATGAGCCAGGTCTTCGCCGCCAGCATGATCGCCTACGGCATCCTCTCCACGGCCTTCCTGACCACCGGCGTCGGCATCGCGATCGACCGCGAGGACGGCACGCTCAAACGCCTGCGCGGCACACCGGTCACCGCTACCGCGTACTTCGTCGGCAAGATCGTCCTGGTCGCGGTGGCGACGCTGGCCGAGGTGGTCCTGCTGCTCGCTGTCGGCGTGCTGCTCTTTGACCTGTCGTTGCCCACCGACCCGGCGCGCTGGCTGACGCTGGCCTGGCTCCTCGCGCTGTCTGTCCTGAGTTGCACGCTGCTGGGCATCGCCGCCAGTTCGCTCGCGAAGTCCGGCAAGAGCGCGCCCGCGGTGCTGAACCTGCCGGTGATCGCGCTGCAGTTCATCTCCGGGATCTTCGTGCACATCTCGGTGCTGCCCGGCCCGATGGTGACCGTCGCGTCGTTCTTCCCGGTCAAGTGGATGGGCCAGGGCTTCCGCTCGGTGTTCCTGCCGGACAGCATGATGGTCGGGGAGGTGGCGGGCTCATGGGAGCACGGCATGACAGCGCTGGTCCTGGGCGCGTGGTGCGCGATCGGTCTCGTGCTGTGCCTGCTGACGTTCCGGTGGAGCGAGCGGCGAGCCGGATGA
- a CDS encoding serine hydrolase domain-containing protein: protein MLQQTTDFALLRRIATAQAESRAPSLVAAVVRDGVVVWTGARGKVDGQAPTNDTQYRIGSITKTFIAVLVMRLRDEGLLDLNDPLDKHLQGTSFGEVTIAQLLSHTAGLTSESPGQWWERAVGDDWTALQNSLTQNALRHRSGARFHYTNVGYGVLGELVARVRGTSWLKALETEILAPLGMTRTTPQPEAPAALGWAVHPFADVLLNEPTPDAGAMAPAGQLWSTVHDLARWVRFIGGDTGDVLHPDTVAEMRTPVHVDDNDAWTMGYGLGFEAMRIGGRRLSGHSGSMPGFLASALIDWRTGTGALTMANSTGGVPVVALSHDLINLVEELEPALPVEWEPMAEADPELLSLTGLWHWGPTPYLLRLLPEGWLRLAPVSGVGRQSRFRPEGRDTWTGLDGYYAGETLVLHRDADGAPSHFDLATFVFTREPYGTPDAIPGGVDETGWRTRE, encoded by the coding sequence ATGCTGCAGCAGACAACCGACTTCGCCCTGCTCCGCCGGATCGCGACGGCGCAGGCGGAGAGCCGCGCTCCCTCCCTGGTCGCGGCGGTCGTCCGCGACGGCGTCGTGGTCTGGACGGGGGCCCGGGGCAAGGTCGACGGCCAGGCGCCGACCAACGACACCCAGTACCGGATCGGGTCGATCACCAAGACGTTCATCGCGGTCCTGGTCATGCGGCTGCGCGACGAGGGCCTGCTCGACCTCAACGACCCGCTCGACAAGCACCTGCAGGGCACCTCGTTCGGCGAGGTCACCATCGCGCAGCTGCTCTCGCACACCGCGGGCCTGACCTCGGAGTCGCCCGGCCAGTGGTGGGAGCGCGCCGTCGGCGACGACTGGACGGCCCTGCAGAACAGCCTCACCCAGAACGCGCTGCGCCACCGCTCCGGCGCGCGGTTCCACTACACGAACGTCGGCTACGGCGTCCTCGGTGAACTGGTCGCGCGCGTGCGCGGAACCAGCTGGCTCAAGGCGCTCGAGACCGAGATCCTCGCTCCCCTCGGCATGACCCGCACCACCCCGCAGCCGGAGGCGCCCGCCGCGCTCGGCTGGGCGGTGCACCCCTTCGCCGACGTCCTGCTCAACGAGCCCACCCCGGACGCGGGCGCCATGGCCCCGGCCGGGCAGCTGTGGTCGACGGTGCACGACCTGGCCCGCTGGGTCCGCTTCATCGGCGGCGACACCGGCGACGTGCTGCACCCCGACACCGTCGCGGAGATGCGCACACCGGTCCACGTGGACGACAACGACGCCTGGACCATGGGCTACGGCCTCGGCTTCGAGGCGATGCGCATCGGCGGTCGCCGCCTGTCGGGTCACAGCGGTTCCATGCCCGGCTTCCTGGCGAGCGCGCTCATCGACTGGCGCACGGGCACGGGCGCGCTGACCATGGCCAACTCGACCGGGGGCGTGCCGGTCGTCGCCCTGTCGCACGACCTGATCAACCTGGTCGAGGAGCTGGAGCCCGCGCTGCCCGTCGAGTGGGAGCCGATGGCCGAGGCCGACCCGGAGCTGCTGAGCCTGACCGGCCTGTGGCACTGGGGCCCGACCCCGTACCTGCTGCGGCTGCTGCCCGAGGGCTGGCTGCGGCTGGCCCCGGTCTCCGGCGTCGGCAGGCAGTCCCGCTTCCGCCCGGAGGGCCGCGACACCTGGACCGGCCTCGACGGCTACTACGCGGGCGAGACCCTGGTTCTGCACCGCGACGCCGACGGCGCCCCCAGCCACTTCGACCTGGCCACCTTCGTGTTCACCCGGGAGCCGTACGGCACCCCGGACGCCATCCCCGGCGGCGTCGACGAGACCGGCTGGCGCACCCGCGAGTAG
- the serC gene encoding phosphoserine transaminase, protein MTQTADPSTLVLPAELLPSDGRFGCGPSKVRPEQVAALATEGAKLLGTSHRQKPVKSLVGRVRSGLRELFSLPEGYEVVLGNGGATAFWDAAAFGLVRERSQHFTNGEFSSKFAAVTKGAPFLGEPVVVKAEPGTAPEIAYAEGTDLVGWAHNETSTGVQMPVVRPAGSGDALVAIDATSGAGGLPVKAEDFDVYYFAPQKSFASDGGLWLALMSPAALARVAEIGASDRWIPEFLSLTTAVDNSVKDQTYNTPAISTLFLLAEQIDWMLGNGGLEWTVARTKDSSSRLYSWAEKGEFTTPFVADPAHRSQVVGTIDFTDAVDAAQVAKVLRANGIVDVEPYRKLGRNQLRVAMFPAIEPDDVSLLTGAIDWVVERLG, encoded by the coding sequence ATGACCCAGACCGCCGACCCGAGCACGCTGGTGCTGCCCGCAGAGCTGCTGCCCTCCGACGGCCGCTTCGGCTGCGGACCCTCGAAGGTCCGCCCGGAGCAGGTGGCCGCGCTGGCCACCGAGGGCGCCAAGCTGCTCGGCACCTCCCACCGGCAGAAGCCGGTCAAGTCGCTGGTCGGGCGGGTCCGCAGCGGCCTGCGTGAGCTGTTCTCGCTGCCCGAGGGCTACGAGGTCGTGCTGGGCAACGGCGGCGCCACCGCGTTCTGGGACGCGGCCGCGTTCGGCCTGGTCCGTGAGCGTTCGCAGCACTTCACCAATGGCGAGTTCTCGTCGAAGTTCGCCGCCGTGACCAAGGGCGCGCCGTTCCTGGGCGAGCCGGTCGTGGTCAAGGCCGAGCCGGGCACCGCGCCCGAGATCGCCTACGCCGAGGGCACCGACCTGGTCGGCTGGGCGCACAACGAGACCTCCACCGGCGTGCAGATGCCGGTCGTGCGTCCCGCGGGTTCCGGTGACGCACTGGTCGCCATCGACGCCACCTCCGGCGCGGGTGGCCTGCCGGTCAAGGCCGAGGACTTCGACGTCTACTACTTCGCCCCGCAGAAGTCGTTCGCCTCCGACGGCGGCCTGTGGCTGGCGCTGATGAGCCCGGCCGCGCTGGCCCGGGTCGCGGAGATCGGCGCGTCGGACCGCTGGATCCCCGAGTTCCTGTCGCTCACCACCGCTGTCGACAACTCGGTCAAAGACCAGACCTACAACACCCCGGCCATCTCGACGCTGTTCCTGCTGGCCGAGCAGATCGACTGGATGCTGGGCAACGGCGGCCTCGAGTGGACCGTCGCGCGCACCAAGGACTCGTCGAGCAGGCTGTACAGCTGGGCCGAGAAGGGCGAGTTCACCACGCCGTTCGTCGCCGACCCGGCGCACCGCTCGCAGGTCGTCGGCACGATCGACTTCACCGACGCGGTCGACGCCGCCCAGGTGGCGAAGGTCCTGCGCGCCAACGGCATCGTCGACGTCGAGCCGTACCGCAAGCTCGGCCGCAACCAGCTGCGCGTGGCGATGTTCCCGGCGATCGAACCGGACGACGTCAGCCTGCTCACCGGCGCGATCGACTGGGTCGTAGAGCGCCTCGGGTAA
- a CDS encoding sensor histidine kinase — MTQVWDRSRWIWDVYFAIGYAAVVVIVVTGTQPADRQAGGLIALTALVAWYALYGRRVILTDDNPRGTVFVAGLAALFFTAVAFTPASTYALFMICPMVFMTFRLRISAPLVALFNVLPPIFSAVFAGISFDAHDFGLAFFGLAFSLLIGTYIHRIVGQSEERAVLITKLESSRAEVSRLSHEAGVNAERARLAGEIHDTLAQGFTSIITLVQAAESEVESEKARRLLDLAARTARENLAEARALVAALAPSALSGGSLADALGRQVERLRAETGVDARFHAEGAAPLPTGVEVLLLRAAQEALANVRKHAAASTVDVSLTQTDQGVTLRVTDDGVGFDPGAQTGGFGLRGMRARAEQAAATVTVRSAPGAGTTVTVEVLG, encoded by the coding sequence ATGACCCAGGTCTGGGACCGGTCGCGGTGGATCTGGGACGTGTACTTCGCGATCGGCTACGCCGCGGTCGTGGTCATCGTCGTGACCGGCACCCAGCCCGCCGACCGGCAGGCGGGGGGTCTGATCGCCCTGACCGCCCTCGTCGCCTGGTACGCCCTGTACGGCCGCCGGGTCATCCTCACCGACGACAACCCGCGCGGCACGGTGTTCGTCGCGGGGCTGGCGGCCCTGTTCTTCACCGCCGTCGCGTTCACCCCTGCGAGTACCTACGCGCTGTTCATGATCTGCCCGATGGTGTTCATGACCTTCCGGCTGCGAATCTCCGCGCCGCTCGTCGCACTGTTCAACGTCCTGCCGCCGATCTTCTCGGCGGTCTTCGCCGGCATTTCCTTCGACGCGCACGACTTCGGTCTGGCGTTCTTCGGCCTGGCGTTCTCCCTGCTCATCGGCACCTACATCCACCGTATCGTGGGGCAGAGCGAGGAGCGCGCCGTGCTGATCACCAAGTTGGAGAGCAGCCGCGCGGAGGTGTCCCGGCTGTCCCACGAAGCCGGGGTGAACGCCGAGCGGGCCCGGCTGGCCGGCGAGATCCACGACACCCTCGCCCAGGGCTTCACCAGCATCATCACCCTGGTGCAGGCCGCGGAGTCCGAGGTGGAGTCCGAGAAGGCACGGCGGCTGCTCGACCTGGCGGCACGGACCGCGCGGGAGAACCTCGCCGAGGCGCGCGCCCTGGTCGCGGCTCTGGCGCCCTCCGCGCTGTCCGGCGGGTCGCTCGCCGACGCCTTGGGCAGGCAGGTCGAGCGGCTGCGCGCCGAGACCGGGGTCGACGCGCGGTTCCACGCCGAGGGCGCCGCGCCGCTGCCGACCGGTGTCGAAGTCCTGCTGCTGCGCGCGGCGCAGGAGGCGCTGGCCAACGTCCGCAAGCACGCGGCAGCGTCCACCGTGGACGTCAGCCTCACCCAGACCGACCAAGGAGTCACCTTGCGCGTCACCGACGACGGTGTGGGCTTCGATCCGGGCGCCCAGACCGGCGGGTTCGGGCTGCGCGGCATGCGCGCGCGGGCAGAGCAGGCGGCCGCGACAGTGACGGTTCGGTCCGCGCCGGGCGCGGGGACCACGGTGACGGTGGAGGTGCTCGGATGA
- a CDS encoding dihydrofolate reductase family protein, giving the protein MRTLITTAFVSLDGVIEAPGGEADYRNTGWTFNDIEFDEAAYELKGREQGEASAMMMGRVSYQAFSPVWPTMTEEFAGYNAMPKYVVSTTLKEEDLVSNWGETTILRSLDDVAALKETEGGAIIVHGSAALNRSLSDAGLIDRYNLLVFPVLLGAGKRLFSATDKDKQNLKLVESESYSNGIQKMVFDVTR; this is encoded by the coding sequence ATGCGCACCCTGATCACCACCGCTTTCGTCTCGCTCGACGGTGTCATCGAGGCACCCGGCGGCGAAGCGGACTACCGCAACACGGGCTGGACCTTCAACGACATCGAGTTCGACGAGGCCGCGTACGAGCTCAAGGGCCGTGAGCAGGGCGAGGCGTCGGCCATGATGATGGGCCGGGTCAGCTACCAGGCGTTCTCGCCGGTGTGGCCGACGATGACCGAGGAGTTCGCGGGCTACAACGCGATGCCGAAGTACGTCGTGTCGACCACGCTCAAGGAGGAGGACCTGGTGTCCAACTGGGGCGAGACCACCATCCTCCGTTCGCTCGACGACGTCGCCGCGCTCAAGGAGACCGAGGGTGGAGCGATCATCGTCCACGGCAGCGCCGCCCTGAACCGGTCCCTGTCCGACGCGGGCCTGATCGACCGGTACAACCTGCTGGTCTTCCCGGTCCTGCTCGGCGCGGGCAAGCGGCTGTTCAGCGCCACCGACAAGGACAAGCAGAACCTCAAGCTCGTCGAGAGCGAGTCCTACTCCAACGGAATCCAGAAGATGGTCTTCGACGTCACCCGCTGA